The Bradyrhizobium betae genomic interval TTCAGCGTGCCGGGTGCGGCCGCGATTGCCTGCACCGTGCCGCTGAGCAACGCGGTCAACGCCGGCCCCGCGCCGCGGAACGGCACGTGCAGCAATTTGATATCGGCGCTGTTCGCGAACATCTCCATCGCCACATGCAGCGTGCCGTAGGGTCCTGACGAGCCATAGGTGATCTGGCCCGGGCGCTTCCTGGCGTCCTCGACGAACTCCTGCGCGGTCTTCCATGGCGACGAGGCCGGCACCGCAAGCAAGGTCGGGTCAGCCAGCACGCGCGCGATCGGCATGAACTGCGAGACCTCGTAGGCGACGGGACGCTCGAACAGCCGGTCGGCCTCGGGGAGCACCGCGAGCGAGGACAGCGTCATCAGCAGCGTGTAGCCGTCGGGCTCCGCGCGCGCGGCCGCGGCATTGCCGACCGATCCGCCGCCGCCTCCGGCACGGTTGTCGACAATGACTGGCTTGCCGAGGATCCGCTCCAGTGCCATCGCCACCGGGCGCGCGGCAAGATCGGCCTGCCCGCCGGCCGGAAACGGCACGATCATGGTGATGTTGCGCGCCGGATAGGTTTGCGCGAAGGCCGGCGCCGGCAAGGCAGCGCGCAGCAACGGCAGTGCGGCAGCGGCGCGCAGGATATCGCGTCGGTCCATGGCAGGTCCCTCCCCGGTTTTTTCTTGGGCCCCAGCCTAGCGTGGCGATCGGCGAGAACAAGGCGTTTACGGAGCATTAACCACGTTCGGCCCGCCCCGGGGAACGCCGCAGCAAAGCCACCGTTGCCGTCCCAGATCCCCTGTCAGGGAGTGTGCCATGGGAAAGCTCGCGACCATCGACGTCGCCCTGGACGAGATGCTGGTGAACCTCGCAGCCATCGTCCTGCGGCTTTCAAAGCCGGACGTCACGCGAACGCCAGAAGCGCGGCGTGCCCTGGCGCAATCGGTGCATCAATACGCGGTGTGCGCCGCGAGATCGAACGACCCGCGTGTGCATGAGTTGAAGTCGCAGCTGGAAGAGACGCTCAAGCCGGCCTTGCGGATCGTCGCTATCGACGGTGTGAAGGTGTCGTAGTCGAACTCCGTCATTGCGAGGAGCGTTTGCGACGAAGCAATCCAGAATCCCTCCGCAGAGACACTCTGGATTGCTTCGCTGCGCTCGCAATGACGGGGGCGTTGAAACCGTTCGCTTAAGCCTTCATCTTCCCGCGCGGCCGCCGCTTGCAGGTGCCCGGCAGCTTCGCCGCGAGAAAATCGCCGAGCGCTTCGACGCGCGCAGGGCGCGGGCCGCCGGGCGGGGTTACGAGGTGCACGGCGCCTTCGGCCTGTTTCCAGTCCTTGAGGATCACTTCGACTTCGCCCGACGAGATGGCCTCGCCGACGATGAATTCCGGCAACTCGGCAATGCCGAGGCCGGCGACCAGCGCCGGCATCACGGCTTCGCCATTGTTGACGCGTAGCTGGCCGCCGGGACGGACGCTGGCCTGCTCGCCGGCCGAATTGGTGTAGTGCCAGACATTGGGCGTCGAGAGATAGGCGTAGCTGAAGCATTTGTGCTCGGCCAGATGCATCGGATGCGTCGGCCGGCCATGCTTCTTGAGATAGGACGGCGCCGCCACCGTGAAGCGCGGCATGGTGAAGAGCCGGCGGGCGATCAGCGAGGAGTCCGGCAGCCGCGCGATCCGCACCGCCATGTCAAAGCCCTCGCCGATCAGGTCGATGGTCGCATCGCTCAAATGCAGGTCGACCGAGACTTCCGGATAGGTCTCGAAAAATTCCGGCAGCAGCGGCGCCACCGCCTTGATCCCGAACGTCATGGGCACGGCGAGCCGCACCAAGCCGCGGGGCGCCACCGATTGCGCCAGCGCCTCGTTCTCCGCGGCCTCACCGTCGACGAGCAGGCGCGTGGCGCGTTCGGCGAGCTTGTGTCCGGCATCGGTCAGGGCGAGCCGGCGCGAGGTGCGGTTGAACAGCCGGGCGCCAAGCCGCTCCTCCAGCCGCGTCACCGCCTTGGAGACCGTCGCCTTGGACATCGCAAGCTCGCTCGCGGCTCCCGCAAACGACCGTAATTCCACGACTTTTGCGAAAATCGCGAGCGCCTCGAAATCGGGGAGTTTTGCCATGGAGCCGACCCAATCGGAGTATTTCAGGAAACGATGCGTTTCAACAGTTTCTATTTCTATACCACAAGTGGGGGCTTATCCAAGAGGTCATCAGACATTCAGGGCACCCGCACAGGGACGACGCACATGATCGAACTCAGACCCTTCAACAAACTCGGCGGCGCCGATCACGGCTGGCTGAAAGCAAAACATCATTTCTCCTTCGCGAGCCATTACGACCCGAACAACATGGGTCACGGTGCCTTGCGGGTGTGGAACGACGACGAGATCGCGCCGAACACCGGCTTTCCCGCCCATCCCCACGCCAACATGGAAATCATCACCTATGTTCGCGAGGGCGCGATCACCCATCAGGACAGCCTCGGCAACGAGGGCCGCACTGAAGCCGGCGACGTGCAGGTGATGAGCGCCGGCAGCGGCATCCGCCACTCCGAGTACAATCTGGAGCCGAGCAAGACCCGGATCTTCCAGATCTGGATCGAGCCGACCGCGCGCGGGGGACAGCCGACCTGGGGCTCAAAACCGTTCCCGAAGTCGGATCGCACCGGCAAGCTCGTCACCATCGCGAGCGGGATCGCAGGTGACACGGACGCGTTGCCGATCCGCGCCGATGCGCGGGTGCTCGCCACCACGCTGAAGGCCGGCGAGAGCGCGGAATACGCGCCCGAGAAGTCGCGGCACCTGTACCTCGTGCCCGCGGCAGGCGCGGTCGAGATCAACGGTGTCCGCGTCAATGCGCGCGACGGCGTCGCGATCCGCGACGAGGAGAAACTGAAGATCACCGCGCTCGAAGATTCCGAACTCGTGCTCGTCGACGCGGCCTGACGATCCAAGCAACCAACCCCCTCACGTAATTCCAACGGAGACCACCATGACCAAAGTTCTCGTCCTCTATTATTCCGCCTACGGCCACATCGAAGCGATGGCGAACGCCGTCGCCGAAGGCGCACGCGAAGCCGGCGCGACCGTCGACATCAAGCGCGTGCCCGAACTGGTGCCGGCCGAGGTCGCGAAAGCCTCGTATTACAAGGTCGACCAGGCCGCTCCCGTCGCCAAGGTCGAAGACCTCGCCAATTACGACGCGATCATCGTCGGCACCGGCACCCGCTTCGGCCGGATGGCCTCGCAGATGGCCAACTTCCTCGACCAGGCCGGTGGGCTCTGGGCCAAGGGCGCCCTGCACGGCAAGGTTGGCGGCGCCTTCACCGCGACCGCGACCCAGCATGGCGGCCAGGAGACGACGCTGTTCTCGATCATCACCAACCTGCTGCACTTCGGCATGGTGATCGTCGGCATGAACTACGGCTTCGCTGGCCAGATGAAGCTCGACGAAGTCACCGGCGGCGCGCCGTACGGTGCGACCACGATCACCGGCGGCGACGGCAGCCGCCAGCCCAGCGCCAACGAGCTCGCCGGCGCGCGCTACCAGGGACGCCAGATCGCGGAGACCGCCAAGAAGCTGCATGGCTAAGCTGAACGGTTGAGCTTCAGCTCCAGCCGCATGGCTGGTGCGACGCGGGGCGGCGCTCTCATGCGGGAATGCCGCCCCATTTAACGCCGCAGGAACGGCACGTATGGCTTTCGAAATCTTCCTGATCGCGCAGATGATCCGCAAGCCGGCACAGGCGCTGGCGCGGCGCTGGTATTGCCGGAGCCTGTTCCGCGCCTCGCGCGGCCGGCTGCACTGCGCCGGATGCGCGGGGTCCTGAGTCTAGCGCGCTGATCTGCCCATCGCCCGCGCCGCAATCGCGGCAAGCGTGGGATGGCGACGCAGTTCCTGCGCGGCATGGTCGCGCCAAGCGTAGGGCATACCGCGCCAGGACAACGCGACGCTGACATCGGTCAACGGCATCTGCTCGGCGCCGAGGCGGCGCTTGTAATCCTGATTACCGATGCTGAGATCAAAGCGGCGCAGGCCCTGCGCATGCAGCGCCGCCATGGTGCATTCGGTTGCGAGCAGCCCGGGAGAGAAGTTCGCCCAGGTCTTGCCGGTGTGACTGATGCGCAGCAGGACATACGTTGCGCCATATCTGACGCCGAGCGTGGTGGCAACGATACCCTTGTCGCAAACCAGCGCCGAGATGACAGCATAGCCATCGGCAACACCCCGGCGCGCCACCTCGCGATAGAAACGGGCGTGAGCATCGTCGTTGAGGACGAACGGAGAGCCGAGCTGTCTCATCCGTTCGTCTTGCTGGACGTCCATCACATCGAGGATCTCTCGCGCGCGCTCGACATCGGTGGCGATCTCGAACCGCGCGTTGCCGAGGCGGCTGAAGACGCGCCAGCATCGCGGCAGCTGCAGGCGCTTGAGCGATGCCCGATAGTCCGCATAGTCGTCGCCCGTCAGCACGAGATTGCGGTTGAGCGAGCACGATCCGATCCGGCCGAGCGACACCAGCGGGTTCGGCTTACCGCCGACATGGCCGCCGATCTGGGCCGGCATCTTCTTCAGGCGCAGCAGATCGAAGCGGTCGGGCAAGGCGCGCAATGAATCGACCAGCGCCTTGCCGATCGCGTCCGTCGCCGCCGCATCCAGCGCGGCATCGGGCGCCATGATCGGCGCGTTGTTGTCGGAGACACCGAGGTCGGCGAATTCGACGATGCGAATGCCGCGCCTGACATGGCTGTTCATCGGCACCACGGCGATGTCCTTGCCGGTCGCAACGTCGGAGATCACAGCGATCAGCGGCGTGACGTCGCCAAACGCCTCGTACCAGGCGCCGAGCCAGTAACCATGCTGGAACGCGGTGCGATGACCTGCGCTCAGCCGCGATTCGGCCTGCCGCCAGTCGCGCACGAAATCGACAGCGATTCCCGGCGTTCTGGACACAAGATCATCTGGTTGCTCGACGCTGAGACACGTCATCTGCGGGCGCTTACAATGACTGAATGTTTCCAGATAGATTATGTTTTGTCGCAGACCACAAGTCACGTCACGGCTTATCGTTAAGCCGATGCCACCAGCGCCGCCCCGACTGCGACAAGTTGTTAGCGCTCCGGCGCGACCTGGTCGACGCATTGGAACCTGGCCAGGAAGTGCAGGCCGGCCACGGCCAGCGCGAACATGAACCAGATCGGATTCTGACGTTCGAGCAGGAAGGTCTCGGTGGTCCCGTAGTACAGGCCGAACAGCCATATGGTCAGGAACAGCTTGGCCAGCGCGCCACTGCGGTTGTGAGCCTGGGCCGACTGGAAATTGCGAAGCGGCGCGAGCACGAAGACGAGAGCCACCAGCAGCAGCCCCGGCAGGCCGATGGTGACCGCAAGCTCGAGATAGCTGTTGTGGCTGTGCGCTGCGCTCGTCGCCCATTCGGCGCCCTGGGCGGTCTGCCGCGCGGTGACGTCGTCCCAGAAGGCCGCATAGCCGTGGCCGATGATCGGCTTTTCGGCGACGGCCGCCAGCGCGAACTGCCAGACGTCGGAACGGCCGGTGAAGGTGGGATCGAGAGGAAGCAGCCGCGTGATGCCGCCGAGCGCCGGGCTCATGACGCTTCCGACCGTCAGCAGGTTCATCACGATCAGCGGCGCGAAGCACAAGATCCGCTTCAGCCACAGACCTGGCGTCACATAGACCAGCGAGGCGAGCGCATAGATCGCAAGGCACAGCACCGACGAGGTCTTGCCGCCGGTGAAGATCAGGAAGATGCCTGCCATCGCGGCGATCGCCGGACCCATCACGAACGAGCCGGCACTGCAGAGATAGATGCCGACATAGACCAGGACGGTCATCACCGGCGAGGCGATGTTCTTGTGGCCAAAACTGCCGCGCCAGTCGCCGGCGAGCTGCGGCTCGGTGACGTCGAGTGCGGTGTGGATCGAATATTGCGGAGCGAGGAGGACGCCGAGATAGCAAAGCGCGAGCAGCACGAGCGCGGCCGCGCCCAGGCACAGGTTGAAGGCACGCTGCGTCGGCGGCAGCAAAGGCAACAGGACGGCGAGCGACGTCACACTGACCGCGAGCACGAAGCGCTGCATCGAAACGCCGCGGTTCTCCGCGAGAGCGATGTTGATCAACAGCCAGCCGACGAGACAGACGTGCAGCGGCGTCACCAGGGTCTTCAGGGAAGGCGCATCCGTGGCCGCGACGAGCAGCATGGCGACCGCAGCCAGCAGGCCCCACGAGATATAGGCCGTCGCCATTCGTCCGCCGACGACGGTGGCAACATCCTCACTGCGCAGGTCGGGAAACGGATCGAGCGTCACCAGCACGAGGAGCAGCGCGGCAATCGCGATGAGGCACCGCGCCGCCTGCACGGCGTTCAGCCTCGCAAGCCCGTCGTGCAGAACGTGGCCCAACGATCGGGGCGCGACGTCGGTCATGTCAGCAGCGCTGTGATCCATGGTCCATGGCAGTGATGAAGCCGGGGAAGCTTCAACTCCTAGCTCATCCCCGTTAACCATCCGTCAACCAGCATGCCGGAGCTCTGCGACACCGCCTGCTGCCGCACGATGCTCTGCGCGATCTGGTAATATTGCAGCGCTCGTTGCTCCAGCGTGAGATTGTCGAGAACGAAGCCGCGCGGATCGTACGTATCAGCGGCGCAACCGGCCCAGAAGTCGTTCCAACCGGCCTCGAATCCCGCGATGTCGAGGAACCTGGCGCCGCAACGCTCGTCCCAATACGGCACCGACGACACCGGCTCGAACTGGACACGATGCGGGAAATAGTCCGGGTCCCGCCACGGTCCACCGGGATCCCAGGCGAACACCGGCACGCCGCAGGACAACGCCTGCTGATAGGCGATGCCCTGGCTCTCGTTCTGGCACAGGAAGATCATCGCGCGCGCCCCCGCCAGCGCGGCCTGGTAGTCTTCCTCCTTGTAGCTGCCGTAACGCAGTTCCGTGAACGAGCGCCCCTCCGCAATGAGCCGCGCGCGGACGGGCTCGATCAGCTCCGGCGCATAGCGCTCGCGGTCCCAATGGACCTTGTCGTAGATCAGCACGTCGACGGTCTTGTGCGAGGTGCGCGGCGGCGCCCACAGATCCGTGTCGATACCGACCGGCCAGGCCTCCGTGTCGGGCCAGTACGGCCGGTACATGTCGGCGTACCATGGGCCGGGCACCACGACCTTCTTCACCGGCAGACGCTTGAACAGGTCGGGATCGTCGAGCGGATGATTGTGGGCGGCAACCCCGAGCAGGATCGGGTTCTTCCACTCGAACTTGTCGAGCAGGAAGGTGCGGCCGACGATGCAGGCGAGCTCTTCGGGATGCTGCGCGATATGGCCGTAGTCGTTGACGCGGTAGCGGATACCGAGCCGGTCGAGCCCCGCACAGAGATTGAGGAACACGCGGAGCTGACCGCTCATGCGCGGCTCGCCCAGCAGCATGCGGCGCGCCATGCGCCGCAGGTGCCGGTCGCCGGGAAACCAGCGATCGTCCTTGTCCTCGTAGAACAGGTTGAGGACCATGGCATCGGGGTCGTAGTCGAATGTCTTTGCGGGCACAGGATCCATCCGCGGCAATCAGGCCCGCATTCTCGCATGGGACCGGCTGCCGCACTCCTCCAAATCTACGACAGGCTTAATGCCAGCAGCTTAACGCTATTGCGCGAAACCGCAGTCGCGCAGGTCTACGCGGCAACGATTTAGCCGTAATGCGAGTATCATTCGCAGCGGCCAAGGTTGCGATCGAAACGCCATCGACAGATGCGCCCTGGTTAACAGACCCTTAAAGGCGAGCCGTAACTTGACCACCGCCAACGACGTCCTCGATCTGCCGATCGCCTCGCGCGCGGCAACGGCTGCGCGCCTCCCGCTGCCGGCGACCCGCGGCGCGTCGGTGTCGATCGTGGTTCCCGCCAAGAACGCTGCGCCCTATGTCGCCGAAACCCTTGCCAGCGCGCTGGCGCAGACCGAGGTGACCGAGGTGATCGTCGTTGACGACGGATCGACCGATGACACCGCTGCGATCGTTCGCGCCATTGCTGACCGTCGGCTGCGGCTGCTGACCAACGACTCCGCCGGCGTATCGGCCGCGCGCAATCTCGGCGCGCGACATGCAAAGGGCGAATGGCTGCTCTTCCTCGACGCCGACGACCGCCTGCGTCCCGGCGCCGTGGCGGCGCTGCTGGCGGCGGCACGCAATGCTCCGCTCGCGATTCTCGTCTACGGCGACTACAACACGATCGACAGCGAGGGACGGCAGATCGGCCGGCGCGACCTGCTGAAAGGTCGGCGCAAGCCGTCCGGCGACGT includes:
- a CDS encoding tripartite tricarboxylate transporter substrate binding protein, producing MDRRDILRAAAALPLLRAALPAPAFAQTYPARNITMIVPFPAGGQADLAARPVAMALERILGKPVIVDNRAGGGGGSVGNAAAARAEPDGYTLLMTLSSLAVLPEADRLFERPVAYEVSQFMPIARVLADPTLLAVPASSPWKTAQEFVEDARKRPGQITYGSSGPYGTLHVAMEMFANSADIKLLHVPFRGAGPALTALLSGTVQAIAAAPGTLKPQVDDGKLRVLGNCGAQRIASFPDVPTFQELGYKDVEMYIWAGLFAQSPLPAPVATRLREAMAQVMTSPDVLKAFDTSGSLVAYQDAPAFSRFIAADSARLIAAVRKIGKVE
- a CDS encoding LysR family transcriptional regulator; this encodes MAKLPDFEALAIFAKVVELRSFAGAASELAMSKATVSKAVTRLEERLGARLFNRTSRRLALTDAGHKLAERATRLLVDGEAAENEALAQSVAPRGLVRLAVPMTFGIKAVAPLLPEFFETYPEVSVDLHLSDATIDLIGEGFDMAVRIARLPDSSLIARRLFTMPRFTVAAPSYLKKHGRPTHPMHLAEHKCFSYAYLSTPNVWHYTNSAGEQASVRPGGQLRVNNGEAVMPALVAGLGIAELPEFIVGEAISSGEVEVILKDWKQAEGAVHLVTPPGGPRPARVEALGDFLAAKLPGTCKRRPRGKMKA
- a CDS encoding pirin family protein, yielding MIELRPFNKLGGADHGWLKAKHHFSFASHYDPNNMGHGALRVWNDDEIAPNTGFPAHPHANMEIITYVREGAITHQDSLGNEGRTEAGDVQVMSAGSGIRHSEYNLEPSKTRIFQIWIEPTARGGQPTWGSKPFPKSDRTGKLVTIASGIAGDTDALPIRADARVLATTLKAGESAEYAPEKSRHLYLVPAAGAVEINGVRVNARDGVAIRDEEKLKITALEDSELVLVDAA
- the wrbA gene encoding NAD(P)H:quinone oxidoreductase — protein: MTKVLVLYYSAYGHIEAMANAVAEGAREAGATVDIKRVPELVPAEVAKASYYKVDQAAPVAKVEDLANYDAIIVGTGTRFGRMASQMANFLDQAGGLWAKGALHGKVGGAFTATATQHGGQETTLFSIITNLLHFGMVIVGMNYGFAGQMKLDEVTGGAPYGATTITGGDGSRQPSANELAGARYQGRQIAETAKKLHG
- a CDS encoding GNAT family N-acetyltransferase produces the protein MTCLSVEQPDDLVSRTPGIAVDFVRDWRQAESRLSAGHRTAFQHGYWLGAWYEAFGDVTPLIAVISDVATGKDIAVVPMNSHVRRGIRIVEFADLGVSDNNAPIMAPDAALDAAATDAIGKALVDSLRALPDRFDLLRLKKMPAQIGGHVGGKPNPLVSLGRIGSCSLNRNLVLTGDDYADYRASLKRLQLPRCWRVFSRLGNARFEIATDVERAREILDVMDVQQDERMRQLGSPFVLNDDAHARFYREVARRGVADGYAVISALVCDKGIVATTLGVRYGATYVLLRISHTGKTWANFSPGLLATECTMAALHAQGLRRFDLSIGNQDYKRRLGAEQMPLTDVSVALSWRGMPYAWRDHAAQELRRHPTLAAIAARAMGRSAR
- a CDS encoding O-antigen ligase family protein, with translation MDHSAADMTDVAPRSLGHVLHDGLARLNAVQAARCLIAIAALLLVLVTLDPFPDLRSEDVATVVGGRMATAYISWGLLAAVAMLLVAATDAPSLKTLVTPLHVCLVGWLLINIALAENRGVSMQRFVLAVSVTSLAVLLPLLPPTQRAFNLCLGAAALVLLALCYLGVLLAPQYSIHTALDVTEPQLAGDWRGSFGHKNIASPVMTVLVYVGIYLCSAGSFVMGPAIAAMAGIFLIFTGGKTSSVLCLAIYALASLVYVTPGLWLKRILCFAPLIVMNLLTVGSVMSPALGGITRLLPLDPTFTGRSDVWQFALAAVAEKPIIGHGYAAFWDDVTARQTAQGAEWATSAAHSHNSYLELAVTIGLPGLLLVALVFVLAPLRNFQSAQAHNRSGALAKLFLTIWLFGLYYGTTETFLLERQNPIWFMFALAVAGLHFLARFQCVDQVAPER
- a CDS encoding glycosyltransferase, which produces MPAKTFDYDPDAMVLNLFYEDKDDRWFPGDRHLRRMARRMLLGEPRMSGQLRVFLNLCAGLDRLGIRYRVNDYGHIAQHPEELACIVGRTFLLDKFEWKNPILLGVAAHNHPLDDPDLFKRLPVKKVVVPGPWYADMYRPYWPDTEAWPVGIDTDLWAPPRTSHKTVDVLIYDKVHWDRERYAPELIEPVRARLIAEGRSFTELRYGSYKEEDYQAALAGARAMIFLCQNESQGIAYQQALSCGVPVFAWDPGGPWRDPDYFPHRVQFEPVSSVPYWDERCGARFLDIAGFEAGWNDFWAGCAADTYDPRGFVLDNLTLEQRALQYYQIAQSIVRQQAVSQSSGMLVDGWLTGMS
- a CDS encoding glycosyltransferase, with the translated sequence MTTANDVLDLPIASRAATAARLPLPATRGASVSIVVPAKNAAPYVAETLASALAQTEVTEVIVVDDGSTDDTAAIVRAIADRRLRLLTNDSAGVSAARNLGARHAKGEWLLFLDADDRLRPGAVAALLAAARNAPLAILVYGDYNTIDSEGRQIGRRDLLKGRRKPSGDVLTRLAAGNFIVNGGIALARTHAFRAIGGFDTSLRYCEDWHCWCRLAAIGEFAFAPKLLLDYRLHTASTMNAAVRTPQDFFPAITRVFDDGLILARLPEGAAAGLRRAAEIHLVTYAATQAVRFGRYREALGYLGMVGRRSLRAIPRSAVKVALSYFGI